The genomic DNA CGGTGCTGATCGGCCGCAGCGTGGCGAGCCTGCTGCACTCGTCGATCGGCGTGGTGGTGATGGCGGTGACCGGGCTGTGCATCGGATGGCGGATCCGGGGCAGCGTCGGTGAAGCCGTGCTCGCGTTCGCGCTGATCCTGGTGTTCGGCTTCGGGATGATCTGGTTCGGCATCCTGGTCGGCTCGTTGATGCGTTCGGTCGAGGCCGTCAACGGCGTGATGTTCACCGTCCTGTTCCCGATCACGTTCCTGGCCAACACGTTCGCGCCGACGGAACCCATGCCGCGCTGGCTGCGGGTGGTCGCGGAGTGGAACCCGGTGTCGTCGCTGGCGCAGGCGATGCGCGAGTTGTGGGGCAACGGTCCCCCCGCGCCGCCGGACGCCCAGCTGCCGCTGCACCACCCCGTGCTGGCGACCATCCTGTGGTCGCTGGCCATCACCGCGGTGATCGCGCCGTTCGCACTGCGCGCCTACGCGCGGCGCACCTCGGATTGACGTTGACGTTATCTGAGTTCATCTGGCTATGCTCAGCTGCATGGCCTCGGACGTATCGCCCCGCATCGCCGATCACCCCACCGTGCGGAAGATGCGCGGCCGCACGCTCAAGCCGCCCGCGGTGATCGACGCCGACTGGTTGCGCCAGGTGTGCCTCGACGCCGGCGCCGACGACGCGGCGTTCGCCACCATCGACGATCCCGCGCTGGAGTCCGAACGCGAGCACGCCGACGCAGCATTGCCGGGGGCGCGCAGCTTCATCTCGCTGGTGGTCAAGATGAACCGGGACAACGTGCGGTCGGTAGCCAGGAGCGTCGCCAACCAGGAGTTCCACCGCAGCGGGGAGATCATCAACGAAGCGGCGCACCGCATCACGCGCGTGCTGCAGGACGCGGGCTACCGGTCGCTGAACCCGTCGGCCACGTTCCCGATGGAGATGGACCGCTTCCCGGGCCGCATCTGGGTGGTCGCGCACAAACCCGTCGCGGTCGCCGCCGGGCTCGGCGTGATGGGCATCCACCGCAACGTCATCCACCCGAAGTTCGGCAACTTCGTCCTGCTCGCCACGATCATCGTGGACGCGCCGATCTCCGAATACGGTCAGCCGCTGGACTACTCGCCGTGCCTGGAGTGCAAGCTGTGCGTGGCGGCGTGCCCGGTCGGAGCGATCAAGAAGGACGGCGCCTTCGACTTCTTCGCGTGCTCGACGCACAACTACCGCGAGTTCATGGGCGGCTTCACCGACTGGGTGGAGACCGTCGCCGACAGCGAGGACGGGGCCGACTACCGTTCGCGGGTCACCGATTCCGAGAGCGCGTCGATGTGGCAGAGCCTGTCGTTCAAGGCGAACTACAAGGCCGCCTACTGCCTCGCGGTCTGCCCGGCGGGCGAGGAGGTCATCGGGCCCTACCTCGACGACCGCAAGTCCTTCATGGACACCGTGCTCAAGCCGCTGCAGGAGAAGCGCGAAACGCTGTACGTGCTGGCCGATTCCGAGGCCAAGGCATTCGCGGAGCGGCGCTACCCGCACAAGCCGACGAAGGTCATCGGCAGCGGGATCGGCGGCCGGGGCTGAGCGCGAGCGTGCGTGAACTCCGCCTGCGCGACGGCGTGTCGCCCGCAGACACGCACGCTCGCCGGAGAGGCCGCTAGCCCCAGGCGTGTACGACGTTCTGCGCGGGTTCCAGGCCGTCGCGGATCAGGAGTTCGGTGGCGTCGGCGGCCTGCTCGCAGAGCAGTCCGACCTCCGGCAGCTCCCTGGACGCGAAGTTCTCCAGCACGAACGATGCGCCCGACTGCCGCCCGGGCGGCCGGCCGATGCCGAGCCGCACCCGGGCGAAGTCGTTGGTGCCCAATGCCGAACCGACCGAACGCAAGCCGTTGTGCCCGGCGACCCCGCCACCGAACTTCAGCCGGATGCGGCCGAAGTCGATGTCGAGTTCGTCGTGCAGCACGACGACGTCGGCAGGCGCCACGGAGTAGAACTTCGCCAGGGGGCCGACGTGGCGCCCCGACTCGTTCATGTAGGTGCGCGGCTTGGCCAGCACCACCGACCGGCCGCCGAGGCGGCCGGTGACCACCTCGGCGCCGGACTTCTTGTGGACCTTGAAGCCCGAGCCGATCCGGTCGGCGAGCACGTCGGCGACCAGGAAGCCCAGGTTGTGCCGGGTGGTGGCGTACTGCGGGCCTGGATTGCCCAGGCCGACCACCAGCAGCGGCTCGGCCACGAGCTGTCCGCCCTACCCGATCAGGAGTCGGAGTCGGACTCGGAATCCGACGATGCCTCGCCGTCCTCGTCGCCCTCGCCCTCGGACTCGGCGGCCTCTTCGGCCTGCTCCTCGAGCGACGGGCCACCACCCTCGGCTTCGAGTTCTTCTTCGGTCGGCGCGACGATGACGTTGACGACCAGCAGTTCGGGATCCGAAATCAGCGTGACGCCGTCGGGCAGCTCGATCTGGCCGGCGGTGATCTGCGTGCCGGCAGGGGTGCCCTCGATCGACAGCGTCAGCTGCTCCGGGATCGACATCGCGTCGGACTCGATCTCGATGCTGTTGGTCTCCTGGGTGACCAGGGTGCCGGGCGCGGCGTCGCCCTCGACGACGACGTTGACCTCGACGGTCACCTTCTCGCCGCGGCGCACCACGATGAGGTCGACGTGCTGGATGTTGCGACGGATCGGGTGGATCTCGATCTGCTTGGGCAGCGCGAGTGCCTCGGTGCCCTCGACGTCGAGCGTCAGCACCGCGTTGGTGCCGAAGTTACGAAGCACGGCCGCCAGCTCACGTGCGGGCAGTTCGAGGTGCTGCGGGTCGGTGCCGTGGCCGTACAGCACGGCGGGCACCTTGCCCTCGCGGCGAGCGCGACGCGACGCGCCCTTGCCGGTCTCGGTGCGGACCTTGACGGTCAGGTTGTTCGGAAGGTGGGCCTTGGTCTTGGCCATGTGTCTGCTCCTATGCCGGGGTGTGGGCGCGGCAAGGGCGACTCGGCGCAGCAGAGCTGCGGCTCGTGTTCCGTCGATAACGGTGGCTTCGCCAAGAATCCGGGGCCACCCTCGCCGTGATCGTCGCCAAGGTTAGCGCAATCGGGCCCGTACGACGAAATCGAGCGACGACGTCAGAGCTTGGCTGCGTACGCGAAGTCGGTGCCCGTGAGCTGCGCCGACAGGTCCCACAGCGCGGCGGCGGTCTTCGCGTTGCGCGCCAGTGGGCTGCGTCCCACCAGCTGGGTGGCGCCCCGCATCGCGTAGCGCGGCCCGACGAATGAATCGCCCGGGATGTCTTGGGACACCGCGTAGAGCGACTGCCTGGCGCCGAAGTCGGCGTCGGTTGCGACCGCGTTCGCCGCGCGCCATAACTTGCTGCCCACGGCGTTGCCGGTGTTGCCCTGCAGGTTGGTGGCCGAGTAACCCGGGTGCACCGCGATCGCGCGCACGGGCGAGCCGACCTGGGTCAGCCTGCGCTGTAACTCCTTGGTGAACAACAGGTTGGCCAGCTTGGACTGCCCGTACGCCGGCCACGCCAGGTACGGCCGCGACGTCCAGTTCAGGTCCTTGAGGCTGATCACGCCGATCAGGTGCATGATCGACGACACCGTGACGACGCGGTCGCTCACCTTGGGCAGCAGCAGGTTGGTCAGCGCGAAGTGGCCGAGGTGGTTGGTGCCGATCTGGCTCTCGAAGCCGTCGACGGTCTTGGCGTAGGGCACCGCCATGATGCCGGCGTTGTTCACCAGGACGTCGACCTTGGCGACGCCGTCGGCGAACGCGCGCACCGATGCGAGGTCCTGCAGGTCGAGGCGGCGCACCTCGGTGTCGCCGGGCATGGTCGCCGCGGCGGCCCGGCCCTTCTCCTCGTTGCGCACGGCCAGGATCACGGTGGCTCCAGCCCGGGCCAGTTCGCGAGCGGTCACCTCGCCGAGGCCGCTGTTGGCGCCGGTGACGATGACGGTGCGTCCAGCGAACGAGGGCAGGTCGGCAGCAGTCCAGTCGCTCATGACGACGACAGTAGCGGCCTGTGCACAGCGGGACGGAGGGCTATGCAGCCGCTACGTCGAAGCCCTTGATGATCTGCTCGACCTCGGGGCCCTCGGCCCGCGCCTGGTCCGCGAAGCTGGTCACGGTCAATTGCACCAGGTAGCGCTGGCCCGGCATGTTGGGCGCCGCGGGCCGTCCGGTCGCGATGACGACACGGTTGTAGCTCTGCATCCGGCGCCCGTTGAGGTCGTAGGTGCACTCGATCATCGACGACGGGAAGCCCTTGAAGTCGTCCTTGGAGCCGTTGAGCTTCTTGAAGTTCTCCGACA from Mycolicibacterium arabiense includes the following:
- a CDS encoding ABC transporter permease, whose product is MTAVQPRPAVTAQRPEIRPTNIVQQSWIMVKRNMIHTKRMPEMLSDVTVQPIMFVLLFAFVFGASIATRGGASYREFLLPGIQAQTIVFTAFVVSSGITADVEKGIIDRFRSLPIRRSAVLIGRSVASLLHSSIGVVVMAVTGLCIGWRIRGSVGEAVLAFALILVFGFGMIWFGILVGSLMRSVEAVNGVMFTVLFPITFLANTFAPTEPMPRWLRVVAEWNPVSSLAQAMRELWGNGPPAPPDAQLPLHHPVLATILWSLAITAVIAPFALRAYARRTSD
- a CDS encoding epoxyqueuosine reductase; translation: MASDVSPRIADHPTVRKMRGRTLKPPAVIDADWLRQVCLDAGADDAAFATIDDPALESEREHADAALPGARSFISLVVKMNRDNVRSVARSVANQEFHRSGEIINEAAHRITRVLQDAGYRSLNPSATFPMEMDRFPGRIWVVAHKPVAVAAGLGVMGIHRNVIHPKFGNFVLLATIIVDAPISEYGQPLDYSPCLECKLCVAACPVGAIKKDGAFDFFACSTHNYREFMGGFTDWVETVADSEDGADYRSRVTDSESASMWQSLSFKANYKAAYCLAVCPAGEEVIGPYLDDRKSFMDTVLKPLQEKRETLYVLADSEAKAFAERRYPHKPTKVIGSGIGGRG
- the pth gene encoding aminoacyl-tRNA hydrolase codes for the protein MAEPLLVVGLGNPGPQYATTRHNLGFLVADVLADRIGSGFKVHKKSGAEVVTGRLGGRSVVLAKPRTYMNESGRHVGPLAKFYSVAPADVVVLHDELDIDFGRIRLKFGGGVAGHNGLRSVGSALGTNDFARVRLGIGRPPGRQSGASFVLENFASRELPEVGLLCEQAADATELLIRDGLEPAQNVVHAWG
- a CDS encoding 50S ribosomal protein L25/general stress protein Ctc; amino-acid sequence: MAKTKAHLPNNLTVKVRTETGKGASRRARREGKVPAVLYGHGTDPQHLELPARELAAVLRNFGTNAVLTLDVEGTEALALPKQIEIHPIRRNIQHVDLIVVRRGEKVTVEVNVVVEGDAAPGTLVTQETNSIEIESDAMSIPEQLTLSIEGTPAGTQITAGQIELPDGVTLISDPELLVVNVIVAPTEEELEAEGGGPSLEEQAEEAAESEGEGDEDGEASSDSESDSDS
- a CDS encoding oxidoreductase, which gives rise to MSDWTAADLPSFAGRTVIVTGANSGLGEVTARELARAGATVILAVRNEEKGRAAAATMPGDTEVRRLDLQDLASVRAFADGVAKVDVLVNNAGIMAVPYAKTVDGFESQIGTNHLGHFALTNLLLPKVSDRVVTVSSIMHLIGVISLKDLNWTSRPYLAWPAYGQSKLANLLFTKELQRRLTQVGSPVRAIAVHPGYSATNLQGNTGNAVGSKLWRAANAVATDADFGARQSLYAVSQDIPGDSFVGPRYAMRGATQLVGRSPLARNAKTAAALWDLSAQLTGTDFAYAAKL